The window AAATCGTACTTAGAAGGTTTCTGCTTCTGATTGCCCGAATCGCTGTCATTGCGACTTGCGTAACTTCTTCCTCCATAGTTGTCATAACGGGCTCTGAAGCCCTCATCCTGGTAGCCGTCTGCAAACCCTCCACCACCACATCCTCCTCGTCCTCCCCTGTAACCAGGCCTAACCCCCCAACTGCCACCTTCAGCTCTTCCTCCGTACCTGTGAGAGCCATCCCCAAACTGACGCCCTCTTCCATACCCACTGGCTCCTCCTCTGAAGTTCCTTCCTCGTCCTGCTCCCACATTTCCACCAACACCATGAAAATACCCCAAACCAACATCGCCTCCTCCTCGACTTCTCAAATGTTGGCCTTCTTGCCTCTCTTGTCTAGACAAGGCCTTTCTTACTTCTGCACGATGACCATCGATGGTATGATTTTTCTGCAACACGATCTTATCCACAGGATCATGGTCCTCAAAAGTAATAAATCCGAAGCCTCTTTTTTTGCCAGACTGTCCATCAGTAACTATCTTAATGGCGTTGATTTTTCCGTACTTCTCAAAGTAATCTCTAAGATGATGTTCATTCATGTCTTCCGTAATTCCACCAACAAACAGCTTCTTCACAGTGATGAGAGCCCCCAGCTTTCCATGGTCCTCTCTTGGGACAGCGCGTTTGGGCGTAACCATCTTCCCATCAATGAAATGAGGTCTGGCCGCCATGGCGGCATCCAGCTCAGCCATGGAAGAAAATGTGATGAAACCAAATCTTCTTGATTTTTGGCTGGCAGGGTCCCTTATTAACACACAGTCTGTAAGATATCCCCACTGCCGGTAATAGTTCCACAGACTTTCTTCTGTGGTCTCAGAGCTCAAGTCACCGATAAAGAGTTTACGAAAttgttcattttctctcttaCCCCTCTC of the Bubalus kerabau isolate K-KA32 ecotype Philippines breed swamp buffalo chromosome 3, PCC_UOA_SB_1v2, whole genome shotgun sequence genome contains:
- the LOC129647945 gene encoding heterogeneous nuclear ribonucleoproteins A2/B1-like, giving the protein MAEASKPVMKKASQSVPLERGKRENEQFRKLFIGDLSSETTEESLWNYYRQWGYLTDCVLIRDPASQKSRRFGFITFSSMAELDAAMAARPHFIDGKMVTPKRAVPREDHGKLGALITVKKLFVGGITEDMNEHHLRDYFEKYGKINAIKIVTDGQSGKKRGFGFITFEDHDPVDKIVLQKNHTIDGHRAEVRKALSRQERQEGQHLRSRGGGDVGLGYFHGVGGNVGAGRGRNFRGGASGYGRGRQFGDGSHRYGGRAEGGSWGVRPGYRGGRGGCGGGGFADGYQDEGFRARYDNYGGRSYASRNDSDSGNQKQKPSKYDLLKSGKLRDSRNMGGSYTGGNHDPGGSRGRGGYGETRQWGPSQWPWA